From the Actinopolymorpha singaporensis genome, the window TGGCTGCGGCGCGTTCTGGACCCGGCCGTCCTCGCCGACCGGATGCGCGCAGCCCTCGGCGACCGGGCGTCCACCCGCAATCGGCGTTGCCGGGTTCGGCTCCTGCGCTACCGGCCCGGCAAGCGGGCGACGCTGTGGATGGAGTTCGGTCCCGGTGACCCGGCGTACGTCGTGAAGGTCTACCACGACCCCGACAAGGCGTCGGCGGTAGCGCGCGAGGGCCGCGCCCTGGCAGTGGCGCCGTCCCCCGCGGGGGTACTCCGGCTGGCGCCGCCCGTCGCCCACTTCCCCGACCTGGCGACAGTCGTGCAGGAGGCGGTACCCGGTGTGCCGCTCGAGCGCCTGTGGGCCAGGGGGAGGGCACGGCCGGCAGCCTCGGCGGCGGGTGCGGTCGCCGGGATACGCCAGGCGGCCCGGGCGCTCGCCGAACTCCACGCGTACCCGGTGATCAGCACGCGGGAGCGGCCGGTCGAACGCGAGCTACGTCGCTTCGGGCTCCGCGCGGCCCGGATCGCCACGGTCGACGAGCCGCTGGGCACGGCGCTGGCAGCGTTGGCCGAGCGGCTCCTCAGGACGCGGTCCGCCGTAGCCCACACGGGGGCGGGGAACGACGGCCTCGTGCACGGTGACTGCAAGCCGAGCCAGTTCCTGCTCGACGGTCACCGGGTGGTCATGCTCGACCTCGACCACTGTGGCGTCGCGCACCTTGCCGGAGACCTCGGCACGTTCCTCGCATCCCTTACCCAGCAGGCAGTCCGGGGCAGGCTGGTCGGAGGCAGACCCGCGGACGCCGACCTTCTCGCCGTGCTCGGTGAGGAGTTCCTCACCGCCTACATCCGCACACGCGGCGGTGGGGACGATCCCGGTGCGCGCCTGGAAGCTCGTTGGTACGAGGCGGTCGCGCTCGAACGGAAGGCCCTGCGGGCATTCGCCCGCGCACCGCGATCGCCGTTACCTGGTGCGCTCGCCGCCCAGGCACATCGATGTCTCGACAAGCTGGAAAGAACACGGCCGTGACTTCCACGATGACGCGGGGTGGCGCCTACACCCCTCCCACCGAACGCAAGGTCAGCGACCTGCGCCGCACCATGCGGCTCTTCCGGCGGTTCAAGGGCGGCAGACGTGCCTACGTGGGCGCCCTTGCCCTGTTGGCGTTCGAGGCACTGACCGCGATCGCCGAGCCGTACCCGATCGCCAGCCTGGTCGACTTCCTGCAGACCGGGCGGCCGACGCCGCGCGAGTGGGGGATTCCGGCGTTCATCCCCTCCGTCCGGATCGAGACGATCGCGGTGCTCACACTGGCGATCGTGCTGATCGCAGTGATCAACAGTGCGGCCGACTCGCTCGCCGAGGTCTGCATGGCGCGAGCCGGCCGGGTGCTCGGCTACAACATGCGGGTCGCGATGTACTCGCACCTGCAGCGGTTGTCGCTGGCCTACCACGACAAGAAGCGCACCGGTGACGTGCTGACCCGGGTCACCGGCGACGTCCTCGTACTGGAGGAGTTCGTCGTCGCGTCGATCAGCAACATCGTCGGCAGCGCGATGGTGCTGGTCGGCACGTTCGCCGTCCTGCTGTGGCAGTCGTGGAACGTCGCCCTGGTGGCGCTGTGTGTCGTACCGCTGCTGGCCGGTATCTCGCAGTACTTCTCCCGGCGGATCAAGGCCGCGTCGAAGACGCAACGCACCCGGGAAGGTGAGCTCGCCTCGACCGCGCAGGAGATGCTCACCTCCATTCGGCTCGTGCAGAGCTACGGGCGCGGCACCGTCGACCTGCAGCGGTTCTCCGGCCAGACCGAGCAGAGCATGCGCGCGTCGTTGCGGACCGCGAACGTGCAGGCGCAGTTCAGCTTCGTCATCGCCCTCGCCGAGGCGCTGGCCATCTCCGCCGTCGTCTGGATCGGCATCTTCCTGCTGGACCGGCGGGCGATCACCGTCGGCACGCTGGTGCTGTTCATCCTGCTGCTGCGCAACATGTTCAAGCCTGCCCGCAAGATCGTCAGCGAGTGGTACAAGGTCGGCAAGGTCTTCGCGAGTGTGGAGCGGATCGACGACCTGCTCGACCGTAGCGTCGACGTCCGCGACGAGCCCGACGCGGTGGCGGCCCCACCGCTCAAGGGGCGTGTGACCTTCCGGCACGTGGGCTTCCAGTACCCCGCCGAGCACGCGGACGGGTCACGTGCGAACGGCAGGCCGACGGTCCTGCGCGACGTGGACTTCGAGGTCTCACCGGGTGAGATCGTCGCCCTCGTCGGGCACAGCGGCGCGGGCAAGAGCACGATCGCGCAGTTGGTGCCCCGCCTCTACGACGCGACCAGCGGCGAGGTGCTGCTCGACGGGCACGACCTGCGCGGCCTAACGCTCGCGTCGGTGCGCAGCCAGGTGAGCCTTGTCCTGCAGGACACGGTGTTGCTGAGCGGCACCGTCGCGGAGAACATCGCCTACGGCATCGAGAACGCCACCATGGAACGCATCGAGGCGGCGGCCCGCGCGGCCAACGCCCACGGGTTCATCGAGGAACTGCCGGACGGGTACGACACCCACCTGGCCGAACGGGCCACGACGCTGTCGGGCGGACAGCGCCAGCGGCTCTCGATCGCCAGGGCCTTCATCCGGGAGACCCCGATCCTCATCCTCGACGAGCCCACGAACGGGCTCGACCGGGAGTCGACCCGCCTCGTGGTCGATGCGCTGCGCACGCTGATGCGGGGGAAAACGACCATCATCATCTCCCACGACCCGGACCTGATCCGGTTCGCCGACCGGGTTCTGGAGGTCGCCGACGGCGTGATCGTCGACGGGCCCAGGTCGTCGTACGCCACACCGCCGGACGCCACACCGCTGGACGGGTCCGGAGGCGACGGACTTTCCCGCGGGTCCGGCGGGTCCGGCGGGTCCGGCGGCGGCCCGGCCGGGAACGGCTTCCTGCCCACTCGCCCCGGTCACCGGCCGTCGATGCTCGCGGAGCCGTTGTATCCCCGACTGCCCGACCTGCGGCAGGCGACGGATCCCACCTTCGCCGCGCAGGCGGTCGAGCAGACCCTGCTGCCGCCCACTGCGACCCACTCGGTGCTCGACGCGCGAGTGGAGAAACTCTGGTACCTCCCCGACGGAACCTGCGCTCTGCGGTACGCCGTGCGGATCGCGGAGAACGTGCCCGGCAGGGCGTCGGACTGGATGCCCGAACGCACGGTGCTCGCTCGCGTCCATCCGGACAACCACGCTGCGACGGCATACGTCGAGGAGCGCCTGGAGACACTGGCCGAGCGCGTCGAGAGCCTCCATCCGGCCGGGCCGTGGCGACGGTGGGCGGGCGTGGTCGGGGGCACCGGGATCGCGGTCCACCCGTTCCCCCTGGACCCCGCGCTGCCAACCCTGGCGCGTGCCGTCGACCCGGGCGCACTGGCCGAGCTCGCAGGTGCCGGTCTCGCCGATCCCGCCGGGTCCGCCGGCTGGTCGAGCCGGGTGGTGCACTATCCGCGCGAGGGTGCCTGCGTTCTCCGCTACGAGCGGCCACCCGGCAACGGCTCCGGCCCGAAGTCCCTGTACGGGAAGGTGTACGAGGACGGTGGCGGTGAAGCGACCGCCGCGACGCTGAGGGCTCTTCGCCCTTCCGGACCGGGCACCGCGGCGGACTGCCTCCGTCTGCCCCGCCTGGTCGGCTACCTGCCCGAGCTGCGGCTGCTTCTCACCGAGGCCGTGCCGGGCGAGCCGCTGTTGCGCGCCGGGTCGTGGACCTGGTCCGCTGCCGGCTCC encodes:
- a CDS encoding ABC transporter transmembrane domain-containing protein; the encoded protein is MTSTMTRGGAYTPPTERKVSDLRRTMRLFRRFKGGRRAYVGALALLAFEALTAIAEPYPIASLVDFLQTGRPTPREWGIPAFIPSVRIETIAVLTLAIVLIAVINSAADSLAEVCMARAGRVLGYNMRVAMYSHLQRLSLAYHDKKRTGDVLTRVTGDVLVLEEFVVASISNIVGSAMVLVGTFAVLLWQSWNVALVALCVVPLLAGISQYFSRRIKAASKTQRTREGELASTAQEMLTSIRLVQSYGRGTVDLQRFSGQTEQSMRASLRTANVQAQFSFVIALAEALAISAVVWIGIFLLDRRAITVGTLVLFILLLRNMFKPARKIVSEWYKVGKVFASVERIDDLLDRSVDVRDEPDAVAAPPLKGRVTFRHVGFQYPAEHADGSRANGRPTVLRDVDFEVSPGEIVALVGHSGAGKSTIAQLVPRLYDATSGEVLLDGHDLRGLTLASVRSQVSLVLQDTVLLSGTVAENIAYGIENATMERIEAAARAANAHGFIEELPDGYDTHLAERATTLSGGQRQRLSIARAFIRETPILILDEPTNGLDRESTRLVVDALRTLMRGKTTIIISHDPDLIRFADRVLEVADGVIVDGPRSSYATPPDATPLDGSGGDGLSRGSGGSGGSGGGPAGNGFLPTRPGHRPSMLAEPLYPRLPDLRQATDPTFAAQAVEQTLLPPTATHSVLDARVEKLWYLPDGTCALRYAVRIAENVPGRASDWMPERTVLARVHPDNHAATAYVEERLETLAERVESLHPAGPWRRWAGVVGGTGIAVHPFPLDPALPTLARAVDPGALAELAGAGLADPAGSAGWSSRVVHYPREGACVLRYERPPGNGSGPKSLYGKVYEDGGGEATAATLRALRPSGPGTAADCLRLPRLVGYLPELRLLLTEAVPGEPLLRAGSWTWSAAGSAPTSRAALESMARAGRVLAALHPRESLDAHAYSRAEEIAAVRHDLDTVRQVWPEVADHVRWHLAGLLDPMVDIPDSEQVLCHGDFTPAQLLVGSGDMALVDLDTVRRGERAVDLGRFLAHLQLAGTKAAGAAAWPLLDELGRAFLRAYAEASPSVALEPDLLDRISVHRDASLARTALRACRQLKDDRLRTALELLDDNDDWTRRITR